One window of the Paenibacillus beijingensis genome contains the following:
- a CDS encoding sugar phosphate isomerase/epimerase family protein: protein MSIDIGLQLYSVRDELQKDYYGTLQKVAAIGFKQLEIAIHNVEAGLEQGGNIKSAELKKMLDELGLSVAASHVGPIDKADLDEVIAYNLEIGSGAIVCPLMTFKDKGEVLAFSEAMNGYGDKCKSSGLDFYFHNHYNEFQQFEGQSVMDLLLEHTDPSAVKFEFDTYWALRAGIDPIEYLTKLGSRCDKIHQKDLPASVQPVNLFELVGHDEHLTVERIFSVVKPEDFAEIGEGVMDIAGIIDAARKMGHVKTIFVEQDQCLGNQLESVERSFRNLTAIMNR, encoded by the coding sequence ATGAGCATTGACATTGGATTGCAATTATATTCGGTACGCGACGAACTGCAGAAAGACTACTACGGCACCTTGCAAAAAGTGGCCGCGATCGGCTTCAAACAGCTGGAGATCGCCATTCATAACGTCGAGGCGGGATTGGAACAGGGGGGCAACATCAAGTCCGCCGAGCTGAAGAAGATGCTGGACGAGCTGGGACTTAGCGTTGCGGCTTCCCATGTCGGCCCGATCGACAAGGCAGACCTGGATGAAGTGATTGCCTACAATCTGGAAATCGGCAGCGGCGCCATCGTCTGTCCGCTGATGACCTTCAAAGACAAAGGCGAGGTGCTCGCCTTCAGCGAAGCGATGAACGGCTACGGAGACAAATGCAAAAGCAGCGGCCTCGACTTTTATTTTCACAATCACTACAATGAATTCCAGCAGTTCGAAGGCCAAAGCGTCATGGATTTGCTGCTGGAGCATACGGACCCGAGCGCCGTTAAATTTGAATTCGACACGTATTGGGCGCTGCGTGCCGGGATCGATCCGATCGAGTATTTAACCAAGCTTGGCAGCCGCTGCGACAAGATTCACCAGAAGGATCTGCCTGCTTCGGTGCAGCCGGTCAATTTGTTTGAGCTGGTCGGGCATGACGAGCATCTGACCGTGGAGCGGATCTTCAGCGTTGTCAAACCGGAAGATTTTGCCGAGATCGGCGAAGGCGTCATGGATATTGCTGGAATCATCGATGCGGCGCGCAAGATGGGCCACGTGAAAACGATTTTTGTCGAGCAGGATCAATGCTTGGGCAACCAGCTGGAAAGCGTGGAGCGGAGCTTCCGCAATCTGACCGCCATCATGAATCGGTAG
- a CDS encoding ABC transporter substrate-binding protein, with protein sequence MNKGLMSGKWFRAAALSAIVSVALAGCASGQNSGNAPKETGTGAAGSASQSEGTKKNVTLKIFQSKVEINEALNKLKDEYEATHPGVKLEVDSSLSDSYATSIKAKFAAGEMPDIFSIGGDRDLNLWADNIEDLSDQPWVNDMLDMTKPGITKDGNIYGLPLTVEGVGFLYNKDLFAKAGITEVPTTLTGLKDAVAKLKAAGISAFVTPYGSSYNPGVFAANNPFAKQADPDKFMSELNDGTAKISDNQTFKDWMNQVDLEIKNAESNPLTVDYNTQVTNFANQKGAITTGCNCSQPLIDAVNPDLNLGVMPMPINDDAKLNDNIFVSVPSYWVISKNSPVKEEAKEFLNWLVTSETGRKYITEEFKLIPAFKTFEAKPGVIGDLGDSVQEYVKAGKVLPNEVNKYPAESMPFEFGATLQKYAAGKLTTHEQVLAEFQSSWDKLKSKK encoded by the coding sequence ATGAACAAGGGACTCATGTCAGGCAAATGGTTTCGTGCTGCGGCTCTGTCGGCGATCGTGTCGGTAGCGCTGGCCGGCTGCGCAAGCGGCCAAAATTCCGGCAACGCGCCAAAGGAAACGGGAACCGGGGCTGCGGGCAGCGCTTCTCAGTCGGAAGGGACAAAGAAAAACGTCACGCTGAAAATTTTCCAGTCGAAAGTGGAGATTAACGAAGCGTTGAACAAATTGAAAGATGAATATGAGGCGACTCATCCCGGGGTTAAGCTGGAGGTCGATTCATCGCTTAGCGACAGCTATGCAACATCGATTAAAGCGAAATTCGCGGCCGGCGAGATGCCGGATATTTTCTCCATCGGCGGCGACAGGGATTTAAATTTGTGGGCGGATAATATTGAGGATTTATCCGATCAGCCTTGGGTAAACGATATGCTCGACATGACGAAACCGGGCATCACGAAAGACGGCAACATATACGGTCTTCCGCTGACGGTTGAAGGCGTCGGCTTCCTCTATAACAAGGATTTGTTCGCCAAAGCCGGCATCACGGAAGTGCCGACGACGTTGACGGGATTGAAGGATGCGGTCGCCAAGCTGAAAGCGGCTGGAATTTCCGCTTTCGTTACGCCATACGGCTCCTCGTATAACCCGGGCGTGTTTGCGGCCAACAACCCGTTCGCCAAGCAAGCCGATCCCGACAAGTTTATGAGCGAGCTCAATGACGGAACGGCCAAAATATCCGATAACCAGACGTTTAAAGACTGGATGAACCAGGTCGATCTCGAAATCAAAAATGCCGAATCCAACCCGCTCACGGTCGATTACAATACGCAGGTGACCAACTTCGCCAACCAAAAGGGAGCGATCACAACCGGCTGCAACTGCAGTCAGCCCCTCATCGACGCGGTCAATCCGGATTTGAACCTGGGGGTCATGCCGATGCCGATCAACGACGACGCCAAGCTGAACGACAACATTTTCGTCAGCGTGCCAAGCTACTGGGTCATCAGCAAAAACTCCCCGGTGAAAGAAGAGGCGAAAGAGTTTCTGAACTGGCTGGTCACCTCGGAGACGGGAAGAAAGTATATTACGGAAGAGTTCAAGCTGATCCCGGCGTTCAAGACATTCGAAGCGAAACCGGGCGTGATTGGCGATCTGGGTGACAGTGTTCAGGAATATGTCAAAGCAGGAAAAGTGCTACCGAATGAAGTGAACAAATATCCGGCTGAGAGCATGCCGTTCGAGTTCGGGGCAACGCTCCAGAAATACGCGGCCGGCAAATTGACGACCCACGAACAGGTGCTTGCAGAGTTCCAGTCATCGTGGGACAAGCTCAAGAGTAAAAAGTAA
- a CDS encoding carbohydrate ABC transporter permease gives MKAGRRALSYKLFIGESVAALTALLFLVPFYFALVNSFKPPSEILSHTAAFPRHFTWDNFVKAWDVLKFPRALYNSLVITVFSNLGLTLITAMAAHRMVRRPNGFNRLMFGLFVASMVIPFQAVMIPLVQVIRATGLINTLAGVIFTYCGLGIAFSTFLFHGFVKSIPYEIEESALIDGCTPLGLFWRIVLPLLKPITVTVILLNTLWFWNDFLLPLLLLHNPEDRTVQLAINSLIGQFMTKWDLALAALVMGIAPAVVFFLFLQRRIIEGITSGSVKG, from the coding sequence GTGAAAGCCGGCAGACGCGCGCTCTCATACAAGCTTTTTATCGGCGAATCGGTTGCTGCTTTGACGGCGCTTCTGTTTCTCGTTCCGTTCTATTTCGCACTGGTGAATTCGTTCAAGCCGCCCAGTGAAATTTTAAGCCATACGGCCGCTTTCCCGCGGCATTTCACGTGGGACAATTTCGTGAAGGCGTGGGATGTGCTCAAATTTCCGCGGGCGCTTTACAATTCGCTTGTCATTACCGTGTTCAGCAATCTCGGCTTAACGCTCATTACCGCGATGGCCGCCCACCGGATGGTGCGCCGCCCGAACGGCTTCAACCGGCTGATGTTCGGCTTGTTTGTCGCATCGATGGTCATCCCGTTTCAGGCGGTCATGATCCCGCTTGTGCAAGTCATCCGCGCGACAGGGCTAATCAACACGCTCGCCGGCGTGATCTTCACGTATTGCGGGCTTGGAATCGCCTTCTCCACGTTCCTCTTTCACGGGTTCGTAAAATCCATTCCGTATGAAATCGAGGAATCGGCGCTGATCGACGGCTGTACGCCGCTCGGGCTGTTTTGGCGGATCGTACTGCCGCTTCTGAAGCCGATAACCGTTACCGTCATTCTGCTCAATACGCTCTGGTTCTGGAACGATTTTCTGCTGCCGCTGCTGCTGCTTCACAACCCCGAAGACCGGACGGTTCAACTGGCGATTAATTCTTTGATCGGGCAATTTATGACGAAGTGGGACCTCGCGCTCGCGGCGCTGGTGATGGGAATCGCTCCGGCCGTCGTCTTCTTTCTCTTCCTGCAGCGGAGAATTATCGAAGGCATTACAAGCGGCAGCGTGAAGGGGTGA
- a CDS encoding carbohydrate ABC transporter permease — MNNRTSEWAQQLLFMGPAVVLYTIVMIIPFLLSLYYSLTDWNGVSGQAGWIGFDNYYTILANDDRFIQSFWFTAKIMVVITVLTNVLGFALAYLLVQKLKLRNAYRTIFFIPNVLGGLVLGFVWKFIFTKGFAALGELTGLSFFKLAWLGTETTAFWGIVMVSVWQGIGYVMVIYIAGLSNLPGEVREAALLDGATPWHSLTRIVLPLMMPSITVCLFFTINGVFKMYDVNYSLTGGGPYNSSESVAMNIFIEAFTDNNYGLGSAKAILLFAAVVIITSIQVYWTKKREVSM; from the coding sequence ATGAACAATCGAACATCCGAATGGGCGCAGCAATTGCTGTTTATGGGACCAGCCGTGGTCCTGTATACAATTGTGATGATTATCCCGTTCCTGCTCAGCCTTTATTATTCGCTGACGGATTGGAACGGCGTATCCGGACAAGCGGGCTGGATCGGGTTTGACAACTATTATACCATATTGGCAAATGATGATCGGTTCATCCAATCGTTCTGGTTTACGGCCAAAATCATGGTGGTCATTACGGTGCTGACGAACGTGCTCGGATTTGCGCTCGCTTACTTGCTGGTCCAGAAGCTAAAGCTGCGGAATGCGTACCGGACGATCTTCTTCATTCCGAATGTGCTCGGCGGGCTGGTGCTCGGGTTTGTCTGGAAGTTTATTTTCACGAAAGGATTTGCGGCTTTGGGTGAGCTGACCGGTCTTTCATTCTTCAAGCTTGCTTGGCTCGGTACGGAGACGACCGCTTTCTGGGGAATCGTCATGGTCAGCGTATGGCAGGGAATCGGTTACGTCATGGTCATTTATATCGCCGGCTTGTCCAACCTGCCCGGTGAAGTCAGAGAAGCGGCGCTTCTCGACGGCGCCACGCCGTGGCATTCGCTGACGCGGATCGTGCTTCCGCTCATGATGCCGTCCATTACGGTATGCCTGTTCTTTACGATCAACGGCGTATTCAAAATGTACGATGTGAACTATTCGCTGACGGGCGGCGGACCTTACAACTCTAGCGAATCGGTCGCCATGAACATTTTTATCGAAGCTTTTACCGACAATAATTACGGGCTCGGCTCGGCCAAAGCGATCCTCTTGTTCGCCGCTGTCGTCATCATTACATCGATCCAAGTCTATTGGACCAAAAAACGGGAGGTGAGCATGTGA
- a CDS encoding sensor histidine kinase: protein MNWLKKSIRHKLIILTLLSIIVPISVSIAVNYHYTKQSLYEQSVHENTNLIAQGTADAASHMNAINRASLSLYDNPGLSKALEEGNVTNMEEIVFLELQTILRSSGDIAKVYLYAAKDNLSYLMESDFLKKRAGKSENFRLPATPYSANITPVHQSTDYGMNQFPFVASAPVISFQRGLYRVPTTEVTGFLSIDIKLDSFRRIDAQMNESREDEVYLLDKNGSVIYATDETQIGRTLRSSWVDSVWSQTTASGNIEVDKNDNPAIVFYGKIKTPYMEWVLLKRISHQHLYANAQRITLVNLSVSALCVLVSVIAIVLVAFNISEPLKRLIRHINRMHTGRFDASIHMDRSDEIGILARRFQSLMDRINQLIRGEYKLKMANQVSQIKMLQAQINPHFMNNTLQSIGTAALEADAPRVYDMVSALGKMMHYSMNTKELIVELFKEVEHVRFYLELQRIRYDGMFDYELDIDPDTLHFVIPKMTLQPIVENYFKHQLHVQGGFIRISAFFKEERLYICVEDNGEGMEDERLMRISSQLDSVSDEAEDHGGQIGLINVLQRLRLYYGRGTRITVANMKPSGFRVTLIIPKKEIEVRSE from the coding sequence ATGAACTGGCTGAAAAAAAGCATACGGCACAAACTCATCATCCTGACGCTCCTGTCCATTATCGTTCCGATATCCGTTTCCATTGCGGTCAATTACCACTACACCAAGCAATCTCTTTATGAACAGAGCGTTCATGAGAATACGAATCTCATTGCCCAAGGGACGGCCGATGCTGCAAGCCATATGAATGCCATCAATCGGGCCTCGCTGTCGCTCTATGACAATCCTGGTTTGTCGAAAGCGCTGGAAGAAGGAAACGTCACCAATATGGAGGAGATCGTCTTCCTGGAGCTGCAGACCATACTTCGTTCAAGCGGCGATATCGCCAAAGTTTATCTATACGCGGCCAAAGATAACCTGTCTTATTTGATGGAGAGCGACTTTCTCAAAAAAAGAGCCGGCAAATCGGAGAACTTTCGCCTGCCTGCCACGCCATATAGTGCGAATATAACGCCTGTCCATCAGAGCACCGACTACGGGATGAATCAATTTCCTTTTGTCGCTTCCGCGCCGGTAATCAGCTTTCAAAGAGGGCTTTACCGCGTTCCCACCACGGAAGTGACCGGATTTTTGTCCATCGATATAAAGCTTGATTCGTTTCGCCGCATCGATGCGCAGATGAACGAAAGCCGGGAGGATGAAGTCTATCTGCTCGACAAAAACGGGAGCGTCATCTATGCGACGGACGAGACGCAGATCGGCCGGACGTTGCGCAGCTCCTGGGTCGATTCGGTTTGGAGCCAGACGACCGCTTCCGGAAACATCGAGGTGGATAAGAACGACAATCCCGCCATCGTTTTTTACGGTAAAATCAAAACGCCGTATATGGAATGGGTGCTGCTCAAACGGATTTCCCACCAGCATTTGTACGCCAATGCCCAGCGCATTACGCTGGTCAATTTAAGCGTATCGGCTCTGTGTGTCCTCGTGTCGGTCATCGCGATCGTACTGGTCGCGTTCAATATTTCCGAACCGCTTAAGCGGCTCATCCGCCACATCAACCGGATGCATACCGGCCGCTTTGACGCCTCCATCCATATGGACCGGTCTGATGAAATCGGCATTCTTGCCCGCCGCTTCCAGTCGCTGATGGATCGGATCAATCAATTGATCCGCGGAGAATACAAGCTGAAGATGGCCAATCAGGTAAGCCAGATCAAAATGCTGCAGGCGCAAATCAATCCGCATTTCATGAACAATACGCTGCAGTCGATCGGCACCGCGGCGCTTGAGGCGGACGCTCCCCGCGTGTACGACATGGTCTCGGCACTCGGGAAAATGATGCACTACAGCATGAATACGAAGGAACTGATCGTGGAACTGTTTAAGGAAGTCGAGCATGTCCGTTTTTACCTGGAACTGCAGCGGATCCGCTACGACGGAATGTTCGATTACGAACTGGACATCGATCCCGATACTCTGCATTTCGTCATCCCGAAAATGACGCTTCAGCCCATTGTTGAAAATTACTTCAAGCACCAGCTTCATGTACAGGGCGGCTTTATTCGGATCAGTGCCTTTTTCAAAGAAGAGCGTCTTTATATTTGCGTCGAGGATAACGGAGAGGGCATGGAGGACGAGCGCTTGATGCGCATCAGCAGCCAGCTGGATTCCGTATCCGATGAAGCGGAGGATCATGGCGGACAGATCGGACTGATCAACGTGCTGCAGCGGCTGCGGCTTTACTACGGCCGTGGAACGCGTATCACGGTGGCAAATATGAAACCAAGCGGTTTTCGAGTTACGCTGATCATTCCCAAAAAAGAAATCGAGGTGAGGTCGGAATGA
- a CDS encoding response regulator — MRVLLVDDEPHVRKSVRLLIDWKSLGIDTVLEADNGVAATTIIQAMEPEIVIMDMMMPFKNGMELLEWMQQHGGGRSIIVISGHSDFEFMRHAIRHGGMDYLLKPVDKSELQKAVRKAVDSCNAAKQQMLELRQLSGEMNEMRSLRRDKLLAELLAGPASETVQEALLRELPSLRNVKRCTAAIIRPGFAERGMSGLPASRLHELLLNVVSIAGRALGPEEKGLAFLSGTDIREVALLIWDGLPEAVSLAGAIAQTLSESLKVRCDIGVGGEREFPHFLHQSYREASEALRSRNMLHLHNAVQQWSQETRERDGRLKFYKFEETIYLAIRSANAGQIEAVVRQWIDSIRAVGFLPLNVLQQWREEYQLFKTRLAEELLPNDSGQREDEPAFLIPLQEDGGFSLEGLQQELNADLIRLQQQLLRVQQSANRNVIGEIAQFLESNYMRDITLQEISDRFYLNKEYISRRFKNQFDETITDYVNRIRIKKAKVLLLNPQLKIAEIAQMVGYHDDKYFSRVFKKWVGQPPNEYRGSVSGV, encoded by the coding sequence ATGAGAGTGCTCTTGGTCGACGACGAACCGCATGTGCGCAAATCCGTCCGCCTTTTGATCGATTGGAAATCGCTGGGCATCGATACGGTGCTGGAAGCCGACAACGGCGTTGCGGCAACGACGATCATACAGGCAATGGAACCGGAAATTGTCATTATGGATATGATGATGCCGTTCAAGAACGGAATGGAGCTGCTGGAGTGGATGCAGCAGCATGGCGGCGGCCGCAGCATTATCGTTATTAGCGGCCACAGCGATTTTGAGTTTATGCGCCATGCGATCCGGCACGGCGGAATGGACTATCTGCTCAAGCCGGTCGATAAATCGGAGCTGCAAAAGGCGGTTCGCAAAGCGGTCGACAGCTGCAACGCCGCCAAGCAACAAATGCTGGAGCTGAGGCAGCTGAGCGGTGAAATGAACGAAATGCGATCGCTCAGACGCGATAAACTGCTGGCAGAGCTGCTTGCCGGACCTGCGTCCGAAACGGTGCAGGAAGCGTTGCTGCGCGAGCTGCCTTCCTTGCGGAACGTGAAGCGCTGCACGGCGGCCATTATCCGCCCCGGCTTTGCGGAACGGGGAATGTCCGGATTGCCCGCTTCCCGGCTCCACGAGCTGCTGCTTAACGTGGTCTCGATTGCGGGCCGGGCGCTCGGCCCGGAGGAAAAGGGACTTGCATTTTTGAGCGGCACGGATATTCGGGAAGTCGCGCTGCTCATTTGGGACGGTTTGCCGGAAGCCGTATCACTCGCGGGAGCCATTGCGCAAACCTTGTCGGAATCGCTGAAGGTCCGGTGCGATATCGGAGTCGGAGGCGAGCGGGAGTTCCCCCATTTTCTCCATCAATCCTACCGGGAAGCCTCGGAGGCGCTGCGGAGCCGAAATATGCTGCACCTGCATAACGCGGTTCAACAATGGAGCCAGGAGACCCGGGAACGCGACGGCCGGTTGAAATTTTACAAGTTTGAGGAGACGATCTATCTCGCGATCCGAAGCGCGAATGCGGGGCAAATCGAAGCCGTCGTCCGGCAGTGGATCGATTCGATCCGTGCCGTGGGTTTTCTTCCTTTAAATGTGCTTCAGCAATGGAGAGAGGAATATCAGCTTTTTAAAACCCGCTTAGCGGAGGAGCTGCTTCCGAACGATTCCGGGCAGCGTGAGGACGAGCCGGCGTTTCTTATTCCGCTGCAGGAGGACGGCGGATTTTCCCTGGAGGGGCTGCAGCAGGAATTGAATGCGGATTTAATCCGGTTACAGCAACAGCTGCTTCGGGTCCAGCAGTCGGCAAATCGCAACGTCATTGGCGAAATAGCCCAGTTTCTGGAATCCAATTATATGCGCGACATTACGCTACAGGAAATATCGGACCGCTTTTATTTGAATAAAGAATACATTTCGCGGCGGTTCAAGAACCAGTTCGACGAAACGATTACCGATTACGTCAACCGGATCCGGATTAAGAAGGCCAAGGTGCTGCTTCTCAATCCCCAATTGAAAATTGCCGAGATCGCGCAAATGGTCGGCTATCACGACGACAAATATTTCAGCCGCGTCTTCAAGAAATGGGTCGGGCAGCCGCCCAACGAGTACCGCGGCAGCGTAAGCGGCGTATAG
- a CDS encoding aromatic ring-hydroxylating oxygenase subunit alpha, translating into MNQDAVLMKEWLPAAYATDVKDAPFGVILMGERIVLFRTSEGIHAWKDLCIHRGAALSLGKVVDDTLVCPYHGWRYDGTGGCVLIPQQNPNQAITKQARAITYEACEANGIIWVRLESGSATRPPVFTEFEDESFHMAFCDTYELKAAAPRVIENFLDVGHLAFLHEGYLGDSAYPEISDYTVNTSEEGIRSSEIDVFQPDPDGRGRPVTARYIYEVLKPTVARLKKTDPDTSSTFSILFAVMPVQPTVSKVFVVLGRNYAFDVPDKQFTDFQTLILSQDEIVLESQRPELLPLDLQAELHLKCDRLSIAYRKWLVELGMTWGTA; encoded by the coding sequence ATGAATCAAGATGCTGTCCTGATGAAGGAGTGGCTGCCGGCGGCTTATGCCACCGATGTGAAAGACGCGCCGTTCGGCGTCATCTTAATGGGAGAAAGAATCGTATTGTTCCGCACGTCGGAAGGCATTCATGCTTGGAAAGATTTGTGCATCCACCGCGGGGCGGCGCTTTCGCTCGGCAAAGTCGTCGACGATACGCTTGTATGTCCGTATCATGGCTGGCGTTACGACGGGACGGGCGGCTGTGTGCTCATTCCCCAGCAAAACCCGAATCAGGCGATCACGAAGCAGGCGAGAGCGATCACGTACGAGGCTTGCGAAGCAAACGGCATCATCTGGGTTCGGCTTGAATCCGGCTCTGCAACGAGGCCTCCTGTTTTTACCGAATTTGAAGACGAGTCCTTTCATATGGCGTTTTGCGATACGTACGAATTAAAGGCGGCAGCTCCGCGCGTGATCGAAAACTTTCTCGATGTAGGGCATCTGGCGTTTTTGCATGAAGGGTATTTGGGCGATTCCGCTTACCCGGAAATATCGGATTATACGGTAAACACCTCGGAGGAAGGCATCCGTTCAAGCGAAATCGACGTGTTCCAACCCGATCCCGACGGCAGAGGGCGGCCCGTAACGGCTCGTTATATTTATGAAGTGTTGAAGCCGACCGTTGCACGGTTAAAAAAGACCGACCCCGATACCAGTTCTACGTTTTCCATCCTGTTCGCGGTCATGCCTGTGCAGCCTACCGTCTCGAAAGTGTTCGTCGTACTTGGCCGCAACTATGCTTTCGATGTGCCGGACAAGCAGTTTACCGATTTCCAAACGCTCATCCTTTCTCAGGATGAGATCGTATTGGAGAGCCAGCGGCCGGAGCTGCTGCCGCTCGATTTGCAGGCGGAGCTGCACCTGAAATGCGACCGTCTCAGCATCGCTTACCGTAAATGGCTGGTGGAGCTCGGTATGACGTGGGGCACGGCCTAA
- a CDS encoding Lrp/AsnC family transcriptional regulator: MQIRMLHDRPYITLDSIDRKIIDELSINARLSYTELGKEVGLSRVAVQLRINALMEHGVIEQFTIAVNPDKAGLYIPAFFDVSVDPKHLDQVAEQLKSHIFITHLFQLTGSSKLHMHGQFEDMKEMEHYIRTKLYVLPGVLNVESQIIVNSYKNRMGIRPLIPDEERL; this comes from the coding sequence ATGCAAATCAGAATGTTACATGACCGGCCATACATTACGCTTGATTCCATCGACCGCAAAATAATCGACGAGTTGAGCATAAATGCCCGATTATCCTATACGGAGCTCGGCAAAGAGGTTGGGCTGTCGCGTGTCGCGGTACAGCTTCGGATCAATGCTCTTATGGAGCACGGCGTGATCGAACAGTTCACCATCGCCGTTAATCCGGATAAAGCCGGCCTGTACATCCCCGCTTTTTTTGACGTCAGCGTCGACCCGAAGCATTTGGATCAGGTAGCCGAGCAGTTGAAGAGTCACATCTTTATTACGCATTTGTTTCAATTAACCGGTTCAAGCAAGCTGCATATGCACGGGCAATTTGAGGATATGAAGGAAATGGAACATTATATTAGAACCAAACTGTATGTACTGCCGGGCGTGCTCAACGTCGAATCGCAAATTATCGTGAATTCGTATAAAAACCGGATGGGAATCAGGCCGCTGATACCTGATGAAGAAAGGCTGTGA
- a CDS encoding S-layer homology domain-containing protein, with amino-acid sequence MPDQQLRKTLIRVPAAAMLLLAILPAAVFGAAEPFKDSSNSYAKQEIASLTQSGMISGYGDGTFQPKKEMTRAELAKIIVKSMGVSEQPEMAASFKDVKPDCWCVGYIGALVAMGITKGTSETEFSPEAPITRQELVVFFIRAFGLEDAAENIKKKANLSDMKDVSKYALNDVSLAYQIGFVNGIENADGSLRFDPNEYAERQALARLAYEFITNKPAYLDKAATLTGGKTGSDE; translated from the coding sequence ATGCCAGATCAGCAACTTCGAAAAACATTGATACGCGTTCCGGCTGCCGCGATGCTTCTGCTTGCCATACTTCCCGCCGCTGTATTCGGCGCCGCCGAACCATTTAAGGATAGCTCCAACTCCTATGCCAAGCAGGAAATTGCAAGCTTGACGCAATCCGGCATGATTTCCGGTTACGGGGACGGGACGTTTCAGCCGAAAAAGGAAATGACCCGCGCCGAATTGGCGAAAATTATCGTAAAATCGATGGGGGTGTCGGAACAGCCGGAAATGGCGGCGAGTTTCAAGGACGTCAAACCGGATTGCTGGTGCGTCGGATATATAGGCGCCCTTGTCGCAATGGGCATTACGAAGGGAACTTCCGAGACGGAGTTTTCGCCCGAAGCGCCGATCACCCGCCAGGAACTGGTCGTCTTCTTTATCCGGGCATTCGGCCTTGAGGATGCCGCCGAAAATATAAAAAAGAAAGCGAATTTGTCCGACATGAAAGACGTTTCCAAGTACGCATTGAACGACGTGTCATTGGCGTATCAAATCGGCTTCGTCAACGGCATCGAAAACGCGGACGGCTCGCTCCGTTTCGATCCGAACGAGTATGCCGAGCGCCAGGCGCTGGCTCGTCTCGCTTATGAATTCATCACGAACAAGCCTGCCTACCTCGACAAAGCGGCGACACTGACCGGCGGAAAAACCGGATCGGACGAATAG